One region of Aurantimonas sp. HBX-1 genomic DNA includes:
- a CDS encoding sulfurtransferase/chromate resistance protein, with protein sequence MASTITISCDKLSRLVGTSKSSLVIDVRTVEDFAADPRLVPGAVRRDHATVAAWAADLRARPVVVVCHTGAKLSHGVAAWLRHEGVAAEVLEGGHEAWSSAGLPAVPEALLPGRDAQGRTIWVTRARPKVDRIACPWLIRRFVDPFAVFLFVQPSEVEAVGERFGAAPFDVENVFWSHRGERCTFDTMVEEMGLATPPLLRLATLVRGADTARPDLAPEAAGLLAASLGLSRMYADDLEQLEAGLHLYDAFYRWCRDATDETHNWPVRKGGS encoded by the coding sequence ATGGCCTCGACGATCACCATATCATGCGACAAGCTCTCCCGCCTCGTCGGGACCTCGAAATCTTCCCTCGTCATCGACGTGCGAACCGTGGAAGACTTCGCCGCCGACCCGCGGCTGGTGCCCGGCGCGGTGCGCAGGGATCATGCGACTGTCGCGGCCTGGGCGGCGGACCTTCGCGCCAGGCCGGTCGTCGTCGTCTGCCACACTGGCGCAAAGCTCAGCCACGGCGTTGCCGCCTGGCTGCGCCATGAGGGCGTCGCCGCCGAAGTGCTGGAGGGTGGTCACGAGGCCTGGTCCTCAGCGGGCCTGCCGGCCGTGCCGGAAGCCTTGCTCCCCGGACGGGACGCCCAGGGCCGGACCATCTGGGTCACTAGGGCGCGGCCGAAGGTCGACCGGATCGCCTGTCCCTGGCTGATCCGGCGCTTCGTCGATCCCTTCGCGGTGTTCCTGTTCGTCCAGCCATCCGAGGTCGAGGCGGTCGGCGAGCGCTTCGGTGCTGCGCCGTTCGACGTCGAGAACGTCTTCTGGAGTCACCGCGGCGAGCGCTGCACCTTCGACACGATGGTCGAGGAAATGGGGCTTGCGACGCCGCCGCTGCTTCGGCTGGCAACCCTCGTCCGCGGTGCCGACACCGCCCGGCCGGACCTGGCGCCGGAAGCGGCCGGATTGCTGGCCGCCTCGCTCGGCCTCTCGCGCATGTATGCGGACGACCTCGAGCAACTGGAAGCGGGGCTGCATCTCTACGACGCCTTCTACCGCTGGTGCCGCGACGCGACCGACGAGACGCACAACTGGCCCGTCCGGAAGGGAGGGTCGTGA
- the chrA gene encoding chromate efflux transporter — protein sequence MTDLPASRRDEAGSARTPDHGIPFGEAIRVWAKIACLSFGGPAGQIAVMHRILVDEKRWIGEARFLHALNYCMLLPGPEAQQLATYLGWLLHRTKGGLVAGALFVLPGLVAIMALSWVYVAFGNVGIVAGLFFGLKAAVLAIVLEAVNRIGRRALRNRTMHAIAAAAFVAIFLFDVPFPAIILAAGLIGYVGARAELAAFSGGGGHGPSNGPALADADSALGEAVPDHARPNVAWALRISAVFLALWLVPVALLVLVFGTGNVFADIAVFFSQMAVVTFGGAYAVLAYVAQQAVEHYGWLGPGEMLDGLGLAETTPGPLIMVTQFVGFLAAFRDPGSMNPYLAGTLGGLLTTWVTFTPCFLWIFLGAPYIERLRGNQAVSGALAAITAAVVGVILNLGVWFGMHVLFRKVDEVQAGLLSLDVPILSSVDPVALLLFAAATLALFRLHIGILPTLLGAAGAGALWHLAGDLI from the coding sequence ATGACCGACCTGCCCGCATCGCGCCGTGATGAAGCCGGATCCGCCCGCACCCCCGATCATGGCATCCCCTTCGGCGAGGCGATCCGCGTCTGGGCGAAGATCGCCTGCCTGTCCTTCGGCGGCCCGGCGGGACAGATCGCCGTCATGCACCGCATCCTCGTCGACGAGAAGCGATGGATCGGCGAGGCGCGGTTCCTGCATGCCCTGAACTACTGCATGCTTCTCCCTGGGCCCGAGGCCCAGCAGCTCGCCACCTATCTCGGCTGGCTCCTGCATCGCACGAAGGGGGGCCTCGTCGCTGGCGCGCTGTTCGTCCTGCCGGGCCTCGTCGCCATCATGGCGCTGTCGTGGGTCTACGTCGCCTTCGGCAATGTCGGCATCGTCGCCGGCCTGTTCTTCGGACTGAAGGCCGCGGTCCTCGCGATCGTGCTGGAGGCGGTCAACCGGATCGGCCGGCGGGCGCTGCGCAACCGCACCATGCACGCCATCGCCGCGGCAGCCTTCGTGGCGATCTTTCTCTTCGACGTGCCGTTCCCGGCGATCATCCTCGCCGCGGGGCTCATCGGCTATGTCGGCGCGCGTGCCGAGCTTGCTGCCTTCTCGGGCGGCGGCGGACACGGACCATCGAATGGACCGGCGCTGGCCGATGCCGACTCGGCCCTGGGCGAGGCCGTGCCGGATCACGCCCGCCCGAATGTCGCCTGGGCGTTGCGGATCTCGGCGGTGTTCCTGGCGCTCTGGCTGGTCCCCGTCGCGCTGCTGGTGCTGGTCTTCGGGACCGGCAACGTCTTCGCCGACATCGCGGTGTTCTTCAGCCAGATGGCCGTCGTCACCTTCGGCGGTGCCTACGCCGTCCTCGCCTATGTCGCGCAGCAGGCCGTCGAGCACTATGGCTGGCTCGGACCCGGCGAGATGCTAGACGGGTTGGGCCTCGCCGAAACGACGCCCGGGCCGCTGATCATGGTCACTCAGTTCGTCGGGTTCCTTGCCGCTTTCCGGGATCCGGGAAGCATGAACCCCTATCTCGCCGGCACGCTCGGTGGACTGCTCACCACCTGGGTGACGTTCACGCCGTGCTTCCTGTGGATCTTCCTCGGCGCCCCCTACATCGAGCGCCTGCGCGGCAACCAGGCGGTCTCCGGCGCCCTCGCCGCGATCACGGCGGCGGTGGTCGGGGTGATCCTGAACCTAGGCGTCTGGTTCGGGATGCACGTCCTCTTCCGAAAGGTTGATGAAGTTCAAGCGGGTCTGCTTTCGCTTGATGTTCCAATCCTTTCGAGCGTCGACCCCGTCGCCCTCCTGCTGTTTGCCGCAGCCACTCTCGCCCTATTCCGACTCCACATCGGTATCCTGCCGACTCTCCTGGGAGCCGCGGGTGCGGGAGCGCTCTGGCATCTCGCAGGGGATTTGATCTGA